The Methylomicrobium lacus LW14 genome window below encodes:
- the carA gene encoding glutamine-hydrolyzing carbamoyl-phosphate synthase small subunit, with protein sequence MTRPALLVLEDGTVFHGVSIGVDGCSVGEVVFNTAMTGYQEILSDPSYAKQIVTLTYPHIGNTGCNSEDNESARVFASGLVIRDLPVLASNFRSEQTLQQYLKANQVVAIADIDTRKLTRLLRDKGAQRGAIIAGETVDVETAKAAIDGFPGLKGMDLAKVVSATETYEWTENTWQLGEGHTQAENLTKHVVAYDFGIKRNILRLLANRGCRVTVVPAETPAETVLAMNPDGVFLSNGPGDPEPCTYAIEAIQKILATQTPVFGICLGHQLLALASGAKTEKMKFGHHGANHPVQETATGRVMISSQNHGFAVNKDSLPAHVVPTFYSLFDGSLQGLARTDCPAFSFQGHPEASPGPHDVESLFDAFIELMNK encoded by the coding sequence TTGACTAGACCCGCTTTATTGGTTTTGGAGGATGGAACAGTATTTCATGGCGTGTCGATCGGCGTCGACGGCTGTTCGGTAGGCGAAGTCGTATTCAATACCGCGATGACCGGTTATCAGGAAATCCTGAGCGACCCGTCCTATGCCAAACAAATCGTGACGTTGACCTATCCGCATATCGGCAATACCGGCTGTAACAGCGAAGACAACGAGTCTGCGCGTGTGTTCGCGAGTGGTCTGGTGATTCGGGATTTGCCGGTGCTGGCCAGCAACTTCCGTTCCGAGCAGACCTTGCAGCAATATCTTAAGGCCAATCAGGTCGTCGCGATTGCGGATATCGACACTCGCAAACTGACCCGACTGCTTCGTGACAAGGGCGCGCAGCGCGGCGCGATCATCGCCGGCGAAACGGTCGATGTCGAAACCGCGAAAGCCGCGATCGACGGCTTTCCGGGCTTGAAAGGCATGGATTTGGCGAAGGTCGTGTCGGCAACCGAGACTTACGAATGGACCGAAAATACCTGGCAACTCGGCGAGGGGCACACCCAGGCCGAAAATCTGACCAAGCATGTGGTCGCCTATGACTTCGGCATCAAACGCAACATTTTGCGCCTGCTCGCCAATCGCGGCTGCCGGGTCACGGTCGTGCCGGCCGAGACGCCTGCCGAAACCGTGCTGGCGATGAACCCGGACGGCGTGTTCCTGTCGAACGGCCCCGGCGATCCGGAGCCTTGCACCTACGCAATCGAAGCGATCCAAAAAATTCTCGCGACCCAAACGCCGGTATTCGGCATTTGCCTCGGGCATCAGTTGTTGGCCCTGGCCAGTGGCGCGAAAACCGAGAAGATGAAATTCGGCCACCACGGCGCCAATCATCCGGTGCAGGAAACCGCGACCGGACGGGTGATGATCAGCAGCCAGAACCACGGTTTCGCGGTCAATAAGGACAGTCTGCCTGCGCATGTGGTTCCGACCTTCTATTCGCTGTTCGATGGCAGCCTCCAAGGCCTCGCGCGCACCGATTGCCCCGCGTTCAGCTTCCAGGGCCATCCCGAAGCGAGTCCGGGTCCGCACGATGTCGAGTCGTTGTTCGACGCTTTCATCGAATTAATGAATAAATAA
- the carB gene encoding carbamoyl-phosphate synthase large subunit, whose product MPKRTDIKSILLLGAGPIVIGQACEFDYSGTQACKALREEGYRVILVNSNPATIMTDPDMADAIYIEPIDWQTVEKIIEKERPDAILPTMGGQTALNCALALDANGVLEKYGVEMIGASKEAINKAEDRELFNQAMRKIGFEVAKSKTAHSLEEALAAQQEVGYPTIIRPSFTMGGSGGGIAYNREEFIEICERGLDLSPTNELLIEESVLGWKEFEMEVVRDSKDNCIIVCSIENFDPMGVHTGDSITVAPAQTLTDKEYQILRNVSVAVLREIGVDTGGSNVQVAINPKDGRMVVIEMNPRVSRSSALASKATGFPIAKVAAKLAVGYTLDELKNEITGGKTPASFEPTIDYVVTKVPRFTFEKFPQADDRLTTQMKSVGEVMAIGRTFQESLQKALRGLEIGISGLDEIIDMQEVDAAENMQRELRHPGPDRLRYVADAFRNGMSLEDVHDASKIDPWFLAQVEDLVVTEKSLSTKTLATLKEGELFRLKRKGFSDQRLAKLLGATESEVRNVRHKLGVRPVFKRIDSCAAEFSSDTAYLYSTYEEECEARVTDREKIIILGGGPNRIGQGIEFDYCCVHAALALREDGYETIMINCNPETVSTDFDTSDRLYFESLTLEDVLEIVHIEKPKGVIVQYGGQTPLKLARALEAAGVPIIGTSPDSIDLAEDRERFQKLLERLDLKQPPNATARSVEQALNAAKELGYPLVVRPSYVLGGRAMEIVFNEEGLQRYMKEAVSVSNDSPVLLDRFLDDAVEMDVDAIYDGENVLIGGLMEHIEQAGIHSGDSACSLPPYELSMELQDRLREQVRAMAEALGVIGLMNTQFAIQGNDIYVLEVNPRASRTAPFVSKATGYPLAKIAARCMVGKSLAEQGVTKERIPDYYSVKEAVFPFVKFPGVDPLLGPEMKSTGEVMGIGKTFGEAFAKSQRATGVKLNHSGKVLISIRDADKPKLPEIARMLTEKKYEIVATGGTAKVLQEAGIACEVVYKVNQGRPNTVDMIKNGQIQMIINTTEGKKAIADSFTMRREALQHRVNYYTTMAGAKAACYALGELDAGSVNCLQDLHRSVADLY is encoded by the coding sequence ATGCCAAAAAGAACCGACATAAAATCGATCTTATTACTCGGTGCCGGCCCGATCGTGATCGGCCAGGCCTGCGAATTCGATTATTCAGGCACGCAGGCCTGCAAGGCGCTGCGCGAGGAAGGCTACCGGGTCATCCTGGTCAATTCGAATCCGGCCACTATCATGACCGATCCGGACATGGCCGATGCGATCTATATCGAGCCGATCGACTGGCAAACGGTCGAGAAAATCATTGAAAAGGAGCGCCCGGACGCAATTTTGCCGACCATGGGCGGGCAGACCGCCTTGAACTGCGCGCTCGCCCTGGATGCGAACGGCGTGCTCGAAAAATACGGCGTCGAGATGATCGGCGCGAGCAAGGAGGCGATCAACAAGGCCGAGGACCGCGAGCTGTTCAATCAGGCGATGCGCAAGATCGGTTTCGAAGTCGCCAAGTCGAAGACCGCACATTCGCTCGAAGAAGCGCTGGCCGCGCAGCAGGAAGTCGGCTATCCGACGATCATCCGGCCGTCGTTCACAATGGGCGGCAGCGGCGGCGGCATTGCCTATAACCGCGAAGAATTCATCGAAATCTGCGAACGCGGGCTGGACCTGTCGCCGACCAACGAACTGTTGATCGAGGAGTCGGTGCTCGGCTGGAAAGAGTTCGAGATGGAGGTCGTGCGCGATTCGAAGGACAACTGCATCATCGTCTGCTCGATCGAAAACTTTGATCCGATGGGCGTGCACACCGGCGACTCGATCACGGTTGCGCCCGCGCAAACCCTGACCGACAAGGAATATCAGATTCTGCGGAATGTCTCGGTGGCGGTACTCCGCGAAATCGGCGTCGATACCGGCGGCTCGAACGTGCAGGTTGCGATCAATCCGAAAGACGGCCGCATGGTCGTGATCGAAATGAATCCGCGTGTGTCGCGTTCGTCCGCGCTGGCCTCGAAAGCGACCGGCTTCCCGATCGCGAAGGTTGCCGCGAAACTCGCGGTCGGCTATACGCTCGATGAGCTGAAGAACGAAATCACCGGCGGCAAGACCCCGGCCTCGTTCGAGCCGACGATCGATTATGTGGTCACCAAGGTGCCGCGCTTTACGTTCGAAAAATTTCCTCAGGCCGACGACCGTCTGACTACGCAGATGAAATCGGTCGGCGAGGTGATGGCGATCGGCCGCACCTTCCAGGAATCGCTGCAAAAAGCCTTGCGCGGACTCGAAATCGGCATCAGTGGACTCGATGAAATCATCGACATGCAGGAAGTCGATGCCGCCGAAAATATGCAGCGCGAACTGCGTCATCCGGGTCCGGACCGCCTGCGCTATGTCGCCGATGCGTTCCGCAACGGCATGTCGCTCGAAGACGTGCATGACGCCAGCAAGATCGATCCGTGGTTCCTGGCGCAGGTCGAGGATTTGGTCGTGACCGAAAAGTCGCTGTCGACCAAGACCCTGGCGACGCTGAAAGAAGGCGAACTGTTCCGGCTGAAGCGCAAAGGCTTTTCGGATCAACGCCTGGCCAAACTGCTCGGCGCGACCGAATCGGAAGTGCGCAACGTCCGCCACAAGCTCGGCGTGCGCCCGGTTTTCAAGCGCATCGACTCGTGCGCGGCCGAATTTTCGTCCGACACCGCCTATCTGTATTCGACCTATGAGGAAGAATGCGAGGCGCGCGTTACGGATCGCGAAAAGATCATCATTCTCGGCGGCGGTCCGAACCGGATCGGGCAGGGCATCGAATTCGACTATTGCTGTGTACATGCGGCGTTGGCGTTGCGCGAAGACGGCTACGAGACGATCATGATCAACTGCAATCCTGAGACCGTTTCGACCGACTTCGATACCTCCGACCGGCTGTATTTCGAGTCGTTGACGCTCGAAGACGTGCTCGAGATCGTGCACATCGAAAAGCCGAAGGGCGTGATCGTGCAATACGGCGGGCAAACGCCGCTGAAACTCGCGCGCGCTTTGGAAGCGGCCGGCGTGCCGATCATCGGCACCTCGCCTGACTCGATCGATCTGGCCGAAGACCGCGAACGCTTCCAGAAACTGCTCGAACGCCTCGATCTGAAGCAGCCGCCAAATGCGACCGCGCGTTCGGTCGAACAGGCGTTGAATGCGGCGAAAGAACTGGGTTATCCGCTGGTCGTGCGGCCTTCCTATGTGTTGGGCGGCCGGGCGATGGAGATCGTGTTCAACGAGGAAGGCCTACAACGCTACATGAAAGAGGCGGTCAGCGTGTCGAACGATTCGCCGGTGTTGCTCGACCGTTTCCTCGACGATGCGGTCGAGATGGACGTCGATGCGATCTATGACGGCGAGAACGTGCTGATCGGCGGCCTGATGGAGCATATCGAGCAGGCCGGCATCCATTCGGGCGACTCGGCCTGTTCCTTGCCGCCTTATGAATTGTCGATGGAGTTGCAGGATCGTTTGCGCGAGCAGGTGCGGGCGATGGCCGAGGCCCTGGGCGTTATCGGCCTGATGAATACGCAATTTGCGATTCAGGGCAACGATATCTATGTGCTGGAAGTGAATCCGCGCGCCTCGCGCACCGCGCCGTTCGTGTCGAAGGCGACCGGCTACCCGCTGGCGAAAATCGCCGCGCGCTGCATGGTCGGCAAATCACTGGCCGAGCAGGGCGTCACGAAGGAACGCATCCCGGATTATTATTCGGTTAAGGAAGCGGTATTCCCCTTCGTGAAGTTCCCCGGCGTCGACCCGCTGTTGGGGCCTGAAATGAAATCGACTGGCGAAGTCATGGGCATCGGCAAGACCTTCGGCGAGGCATTCGCGAAGTCGCAACGTGCGACCGGCGTCAAGCTGAATCACAGCGGCAAAGTATTGATCAGTATCCGCGATGCAGACAAGCCGAAATTGCCCGAGATCGCGCGCATGCTGACCGAAAAGAAATATGAAATCGTCGCGACCGGCGGCACCGCGAAGGTGTTGCAGGAGGCGGGCATTGCTTGCGAGGTGGTGTACAAAGTGAATCAGGGCCGCCCGAATACGGTCGACATGATCAAAAACGGCCAGATTCAGATGATCATCAATACCACCGAAGGCAAGAAGGCGATCGCCGATTCGTTTACGATGCGCCGCGAAGCCTTGCAGCACCGGGTCAACTATTACACCACGATGGCCGGCGCGAAAGCGGCCTGCTATGCGTTAGGCGAGTTGGATGCGGGCAGCGTGAACTGCTTGCAGGATTTGCATCGAAGCGTTGCGGATTTGTATTGA